In Sphingomonas crocodyli, the genomic window TGTTGTCGAGCACCACCGCCTTCTGCGCGTCGATGCCGGTCAGCAGATCGATCGGCAGCGGCCGGAAATCGCGCGCGGCCGCCAGCCCGCCGTCACGCCAGACATAGGCGGGGTGCAGCGCCGGATCGGCATGGGGCGCGGGCGGCGGTGCGATCCGCTCCAGCGCGGCGGCGATGCGGGCGAGCAGTTCCTCGGTCATGCCGCGGGGATAGGGTCGTCACGCGCGCGCCACAACCCACCTCGTCATTGCGAGCGTAGCGAAGCAATCCAGGCCCGCATGAGAGAGGCTCGTAATCTAACTCTAGTACGGGCCTGGATTGCTTCGTCGCCTGCGGCTTCTCGCAATGACGAGGTGGGGTGGCTAAGCCGAAATCCCGTACTGCTTGAGCAGATCGTAGAGCGTCGGCCGACTGATCCCGAGCAGCTTGGCGGCGTTCGAGATATTGCCCTCGGCACGCGCGATCGCGCGGGTGATCGCGGTGCGATCGGCCTGTTCGCGCGCGGCGCGCAGGTTGAGAAAGCCGCCATCCTCGCGCCCCGGCGACAGATCGAGATCGTCGGCCGTGACCATCTTGCCCTCGGCCATGATCGCGGCGCGCTTCAGCCGGTTCTCCAGTTCGCGGACATTTCCGGGCCAGCTCCAGGCGTCGAGCGCGGCGATCGCCTCGGGCGTGAAGCCGCGCAGCTGCGGGTTGAGCTCGCGGGCATATCGCTTGATCTGCTGGCGCGCGATCAGCACCGCATCGCCCGGCCGTTCGGAAAGCGGCGGGATCGTCACGACGATCTCGGCGAGGCGATAATAGAGATCTTCGCGGAAGCGCCCGTCGGCGATCATCGCGGGCAGATCCTGATGCGTGGCGGCGACGATCCGCGTGTCGACCTCGATCGCCTTGCGCCCGCCGATCCGCTCGATCACACGCTCCTGCAGGAAGCGCAGCAGCTTGACCTGCAGCGGCAGTGGCACGTCCCCGATCTCATCGAGGAACAATGTGCCGCCCTGCGCGAGTTCGATCTTGCCCTCGGCCGTGCGGACCGCGCCGGTGAACGCGCCCTTTTCGTAACCGAACAGTTCGGCTTCGAGCAGGGTGTCGGGGATGGCCGCGCAGTTGATCGCGACAAACTCTCCCTCGCGACGCGGCGACGCCTGATGCAGCCCGCGCGCCAGCACCTCCTTGCCGGTTCCCGACGCGCCAAGCAGCAGCACCGACACGTCGGTCGCCGCGACCCGCTGGATCGTCTTCAGCGCCTTGAGCACTACCGGGTCGGCTGTGATGAAGCCGCCCGGATTGCCCTCCCCCGCCTGCTCTGCCGCCAGCCGTGCATTTTCCTGTTCGAGCGAGGATAGCTCAAACGCGCGCTTCACGATCAGGCCAAGCTCATCGATGTCGACGGGCTTGTGGTAATAATCGTATGCACCCATCGCGACCGCGCGCAGCGCGCCTTCATGCGCGCCGTGGCCCGAGGCGACGATCACCTTGGTGTCGGGCTTCAGCGACAGGATCGTCTCGAGGATGGCGAAGCCTTCGCTCGTCCCGTCGGGATCGGGCGGCAGGCCCAGATCAAGGGTGACGACGGCGGGTTCGTTGGCGCGCAGCGCATCGATCGCGGCCTTGCGGTCGCCCGCAATCACCACCTCATAATCCTCATAGGCCCAGCGCAACTGGCGCTGCAGCCCCTCATCATCCTCGACGACAAGCAAAATCGGCTTCTTCGGCAGGATCAAGCAACGGCCTCCGTCTTGCGCGCGATCGGCAGGAACACGGTGAAGCGCGTCCCCTCCCCTTCGCGGCTCTGCACATCGATCCGCCCGCCCATTGCGGCGATCAGCGCGCGCGCCTCGAACGCGCCGATACCGAAGCCTCCGTCCTTGGTCGATGCGAAGGCGTGGAACAGGCGAGTGCGGACGAATTCGATCGACATGCCGACACCATGATCGATCACATCGATCGCCGCCATGCCCTCACGCACGCCGACAACGATCTCGATCGCCGCGCCCGCCGGGCTGGCATCGATCGCATTCTGGATCAGGTGGCCGAGCGCCTGTTCGAGGCGCGCGGGATCGACCATCGCGATCAGATCGGCATCGCCCGAAATCTCGACCGGCGCATCGCGACGCGATCCGATCCGGTCGACCAATGGCAGCAGGCGCTGCGGGGTCGGCTCCTCGGGCTTGGCGCGATGATGCTGCGACAGGCGCGCGAGCAGATCGTTCATCTTGCCGACCGACGACTGGAGCGTGGCGACCATGTCCTTGCGAAATTCGGGATTGTCGGCGTGCCGTTCCGCATTGCGCGCAAGCAGGCTCAACTGGCTCACGAGGTTCTTCACGTCGTGCATGATGAAGGCGAAGCGGCGGTTGAACTCGTCGAAGCGGCGGGCGTCGGATAAGGCCTCCTGCCCCAGCGCCTCGGCTAGATAGCTCGCCGCCTGCCGCCCGGCGAGGCGGAGCAGATCGTGATCCTCGGCCTCCAGCGCGCGCGGGCGCCGCGGCTTTTCGAGCAGGACAGCGCCCAGCAGCCGATCATAATGGGTAAGCGGGACGACCAGCCACGCCGATGGGGTGGCGGCGATCCAGTCGGGTAGCGCGAAGGCCTCGGGCGGGCTGGCGATCTCGACCGTGCCCGCGCCGAGCAGTGCGCGTCCAAATGCGGGTTCGGCGGCGCGTTGCGGCGCATCCAGATCGGCCCAGTTCCAGCGCGACGCCGATTCAAGCGCGCCGTCCGCCGCCGCGAGCAGCAGCAGCCCGCCCGGCGCATCGGGAATGTCGGCGATCGCCTGCACCACCCGTTCGCCCAGCGCGCGATCGTCCCGACCCGGCACGCCGAGCGTATCGGTAAACTGCCGCCATTCGACGCGATAATCATAATGATGCTGGAACAGGTGACGCGACAGCCCCTGCTTGACCACCGATCGCATCCTGCTGGACGGGAAGAAGGCGAGCGCGAGCCCGGAAAAGCCGATCGCGATCGTCACC contains:
- the prsR gene encoding PEP-CTERM-box response regulator transcription factor, which codes for MPKKPILLVVEDDEGLQRQLRWAYEDYEVVIAGDRKAAIDALRANEPAVVTLDLGLPPDPDGTSEGFAILETILSLKPDTKVIVASGHGAHEGALRAVAMGAYDYYHKPVDIDELGLIVKRAFELSSLEQENARLAAEQAGEGNPGGFITADPVVLKALKTIQRVAATDVSVLLLGASGTGKEVLARGLHQASPRREGEFVAINCAAIPDTLLEAELFGYEKGAFTGAVRTAEGKIELAQGGTLFLDEIGDVPLPLQVKLLRFLQERVIERIGGRKAIEVDTRIVAATHQDLPAMIADGRFREDLYYRLAEIVVTIPPLSERPGDAVLIARQQIKRYARELNPQLRGFTPEAIAALDAWSWPGNVRELENRLKRAAIMAEGKMVTADDLDLSPGREDGGFLNLRAAREQADRTAITRAIARAEGNISNAAKLLGISRPTLYDLLKQYGISA
- the prsK gene encoding XrtA/PEP-CTERM system histidine kinase PrsK, which produces MIGLVIEWGHGLAAFLFAALVVWQATMRQVGGARIALTVACASTALWCLLVTLRGPLGVAAGLGGNLSDLGWIGFMAAIQPTIADDGRRRTVFAIYGIVIAAILLGMLLRLLPFLFVGSPRIQDLIVVAIVALRIVVTMGSLLIAHNLYAAAAPEARWRIGSPMAALAAIWAYDLNLSTVAYLGQQWPDELFALRGFFLALVAPLLVSVSRAAEVDRLPPARSAALRFLPLTAIAIYVAAMVLLARLLNLTHQIDRLGQVTIAIGFSGLALAFFPSSRMRSVVKQGLSRHLFQHHYDYRVEWRQFTDTLGVPGRDDRALGERVVQAIADIPDAPGGLLLLAAADGALESASRWNWADLDAPQRAAEPAFGRALLGAGTVEIASPPEAFALPDWIAATPSAWLVVPLTHYDRLLGAVLLEKPRRPRALEAEDHDLLRLAGRQAASYLAEALGQEALSDARRFDEFNRRFAFIMHDVKNLVSQLSLLARNAERHADNPEFRKDMVATLQSSVGKMNDLLARLSQHHRAKPEEPTPQRLLPLVDRIGSRRDAPVEISGDADLIAMVDPARLEQALGHLIQNAIDASPAGAAIEIVVGVREGMAAIDVIDHGVGMSIEFVRTRLFHAFASTKDGGFGIGAFEARALIAAMGGRIDVQSREGEGTRFTVFLPIARKTEAVA